In a single window of the Littorina saxatilis isolate snail1 linkage group LG3, US_GU_Lsax_2.0, whole genome shotgun sequence genome:
- the LOC138960935 gene encoding uncharacterized protein encodes MAMRAAADVFNYPKQQNVIRSGTCSDDSCSTQSEGYSPPLPLYVQGPKTRCVSVAGRLQLREIQPPLAGEEATMDLAQMKMPATYDGYGPKKRKRSNTDNFQFDNNRC; translated from the exons ATGGCGATGAGAGCTGCTGCCGACGTGTTCAACTATCCGAAGCAACA AAATGTGATTCGAAGTGGGACATGCAGCGACGACAGCTGCAGCACTCAGTCTGAGGGATACTCGCCACCACTGCCCCTTTATGTTCAAGGGCCCAAAACAAG ATGTGTAAGCGTTGCTGGCAGGTTGCAACTGCGAGAGATACAACCACCTCTTGCAGGAGAAGAGGCCACAATGGACCTTGCCCAAATGAAAATGCCAGCAACATACGACGGTTATGGgccaaagaagaggaagaggagtaatactgacaactttcagtttgacaataacagatgctga